DNA sequence from the Dreissena polymorpha isolate Duluth1 chromosome 3, UMN_Dpol_1.0, whole genome shotgun sequence genome:
ggccgcagtaatctccactggtaaacgtcatatgttcagttttgtgacccccggggccgggtcaaatttgagcccaggggaataatttgaacaaatttggtagaggactattagatatcactacattccaaatttagtagccctaggctctataattaagaacaagaagattgttaaagtttgcacaaaataggccttatttaagcatatgttcatttttgtgacccctggggcaaggtcaaatttgttcctaggggcatagtttgaacaaactaagtagagaactattagatgtcactacctaccgaatttggtagaaataggcccaatggttatggacaaaatgtttatagtttgcacaaaatgggcccaatataagcatatgttcaattttgtgacccctggggaacggtcaaatttgatcccaggggcttaatttgaacaaacttggtagaggactataagatgtcattacataccaaatttggtagccctatgccatacagttatggacaagaagatttttaaagtttgcacaaaataggccttatataagcaaattttcagttttttgacccccagggcagggtcaaatttgaccccaggggcataatttgaacaaacttggtagaggactattagatgtcactacataccaaatttggtagccctaggcccaatggttatggacgagaagattttttaagttttcacaaaataggccttatataagcaaattttcaattttttgaccccccggggcagggtcaaatttgaccccagggacataatttgaacaaacttggtagaggactataagatgtcactacataccaaatttggtagccctaggcccaatggttatggtcaGGAAATTTAaagcttgcacaaaataggccttatataagcaaattttcaattttttaaccccccggggcagggtcaaacttgaccccaggagcataatttcaacaaacttggtagaggacaataatatgtcactacataccaaattttgtagccctatgccatacggttatggacatgaagatttttaaagtttgcacaaataggccttatataagcaaattttcaatgttttgaccccctggggcagggtaaaatttaaccccaggggcataatttgaacaaacttggtagaggactataagatgtcaatacataccaaatttggtagccctaggcccaatggttacggacaagaagatttttaaagcttgcacaaaataggccttatataagcaaattttcaattttttaaccccccggggcagggtcaaatttgaccccaggggcataatttcaacaaacttggtagaggacaataagatgtcactacataccaaattttgtagccctatgccatacggttatggacaagaagatttttaaagtttgcacaaattggccttatataagcaaatgttcaattttttgacctcccggggcagggtcaaattagaccctaggggaataatttgaacaaacttgatagaggacaataagatgtcactacatacaaaatttggtagccctaggccaaatggttatggacaagaagatttttaaagtttgcacaaaataggccttatataagcaaattttccattatttaaccccctggggcagggtcaaatttgaccccaggggcataatttgaacaaacttggtagaggactataagatgtcactacatagcaaatttggtagccctatgcccaatggttatggaaaagaagatttttaaagtttgcacaaaataggccttatataagcaaattttcaattttttaaccccccggggcagggtcaaatttgacaccaggggcataatttgaacaaacttggtagaggactataagatgtcactacatacaaagtttggtagccctaggcccaatggttatggacaagaagatttttaaagcttgcacaaaataggccttatataagcaaattttcaattttttacccccccccgggcagggtcaaattagaccccaggggcataatttcaacaaacttggtagaggacaataagatgtcactacataccaaattttgtagccctatgccatacggttatggacaagaagatttttaaagtttgcacaaattggccttatataagcaaattttcaatgttttgaccccctggggcagggtaaaatttaaccccaggggcataatttgaacaaacttggtagaggactaaaagatgtcacttcatagcaaatttggtagccctaggcccaatggttatggacaagaagattttaaaagtttgcacaaaataggccttatataagcaaattttcaattttttgaccccccggggcagggtcaaatttgaccccaggggcataatttgaacaaacttggtagaggactataagatgtcaatacataccaaatttggtagccctaggcctaatggttattgacaagaagatttataaagtttgcacaaaataggccttatataagcaaattttcaattttttgaccccccggggcagggtcaaatttgaccccaggggcataatttgaacaaatttgaaagaggttcaccacaggaacattcctgagatttttcatcagatttggatcgacggacacaggaccatgacataagccccgctggcctttggccagtggagctaaaaacaacttaaaatgttatgttagaaCTACATATGTCATAGACACTGATGAACCATCAAAATATATTCGGTCACAGACAAATATTTTGGTCAAATAAAGAGATTGTCTTCAACAAAAATATCAGCTTAACATAATTCATAATCCAACAAAATGACAGATATTGTGCCATAAATCTGCAAAATTAGTTTGAAGCTAAGATTCCGTACATTAATTTATCATCTGCTTCACATTTAAAATCTTATCAGCTGTAGAAGTTTTAGCAAAATCACCATGAAATTGCAGAGAAGTTGGGAAcacatgaaacaagagggccatgatggccctgtatcgctccactgttttttctttgcgaaaaaaacgtgtaatgcgcatgggttgaaatgtactcaagcatgtgactttctctttctatccctcgtcccactgggcgcataaagttggaagggtgagcatttttatatatggaaaaagtccgggaattgttgcacaggtcctttgcttataacataggtacatttatctctccaaaagatattgtcgttctttctatttcacatatttttagatgctgaagatcaaatctacgcatttgatttgaaacagattcacaagacccataggaatcaaaatgccttaaccctttaccaaacaacacattttggactttcccaatttgaaagaggtcgcagacgtcaattgaattaaaatggaatatgaaggaaatgatcaggtagggtagaaataattgtgataaaaggagaaattgctcatcaacccacacatccctaagaccaacaggcctgagaatattatgataatctaaagattatttctttatatttataaatgtatttaattaagtaatacatttgacttttaagatcaattcataacttgtattaagaaaattataaaatggtcagaaatatatatggattgttgagcaactgacaatcatttcaacaattcatgatcagtcactattcacaaatggaacaatgaatcattagttattaaaaagcagcatatacgatagttaagaacattgcacttcattaatttcaacaccttctcttggatacaaagtttgagtttaccatgcagtatcatatattgattttccttgaaataattatgttcatagaagttgtgtttttaaaatcaataatatattattaaactggttttaacactacaaaaaagacatgaaattaacatgtcatccaaaatattttcatccggatatatggtcactttcgacatatttaaataaaacctgacttttttcagtttataagaaaaacattcataacacatgttcttacttcaatgcctttgtaagcagtcaccatctgacctaaaatggcactaaatgacagggttttatctcatgtttacaagatgttgatgttgttgttggtcacagccaaacggccgcagtaatctccactggtaaacttcatatgttcagttttgtgacccccggggccgggtcaaatttgagcccaggggaataatttgaacaaatttggtagaggacaattagatatcactacattccaaatggacaagaagatttttaaagtttgcacaaaataggccttatataagcaaattttcaattttttaaccccctggggcaggatctaatttgacccctggggcaggatcaaatttgaccccaggggcataatttgaacaaacttggtagaggactataagatgtcactacatagcaaatttggtagccctaggcccaatggttatggaaaagaagatttttaaagtttgcacaaaaaaggccttatataagcaaattttcaattttttaccccccctgggcataatttgaacaaacttggtagaggactataagatgtcattacataccaaatttggtagccctatgccatacagttatggacaagaagatttttaaagtttgcacaaaataggccttatataagcaaattttcgattttttgaccccccagagcagggtcaaatttgaccccaggggcataatttaaacaaactgggtagaggactattagatgtcactacatacaaaatttggtagccctaggcccaatggttatgacaagaagattttttaagtttccacaaaataggccttatataagcaaattttcaattttttgaccccccggggcagggttaaatttgaccccaggggcataacttgaacaaacttggtagaggactataagatgtcactacataccaaatttggtagcctttggcccaatggttatggacaagaagatttttaaagtttacacaaaataggccttatataagcaaatgttcaatttttgacctaccgggcagggtcaaattagaccccaggggcataatttgaacaaacttgatagaggacaataagatgtcactacatacaaaatttggtagccctaggcccaatggttatggacaagaagatttttaaagtttgcacaaattggccttatataagcaaattttcaattttttaacccccctgggcagggtcaaatttgacaccaggggcataatttgaacaaacttggtagaggactataagatgtcactacataccaaatttggtagccctaggcccaatggttatggtcaagaagatttttaaagcttgcacaaaataggccttatataagcaaattttcaattttttaaccccccggggcagggtcaaacttgaccccaggagcataatttcaacaaacttggtagaggacaataagatgtcactacataccaaattttgtagccctatgccatacggttaaggacatgaagatttttaaagtttgcacaaataggccttatataagcaaattttcaatgttttgaccccccggggcagggtaaaatttaaccccaggggcataatttgaacaaacttggtagaggactataagatgtcaatacataccaaatttggtagccctaggcccaatggttacggacaagaagatttttaaagtttgcacaaaataggccttatataagcaaattttcaattttttgaccccccggggcagggtcaaatttgaccccaggggcataatttgaacaaacttggtagaggactataagatgtcaatacataccaaatttggtagccctaggcctaatggttatggacaagaagatttacaaagtttgcacaaaataggccttatataagcaaattttcaattttttgaccccccggggcagggtcaaatttgaccccaggggcataatttgcacaaatttgaaagaggttcaccacaggaacattcctgagaaatttcatcagatttggacgagtagtttaggacaagaagatgtttaaagaaaaagttaacgcatgcacgcatggacgcacgcacggacgcacacacgacggacacaggaccatgacataagccccgctggcctttggccagtggagctaaaaatgaaaaaaagccaTTTGCTGCTAAATTGATTGAAGCTGAAATTCCTTTCTTTGAGATCATCTAAACCTGAAGGTTTTTCAGCTAAGATTTGAGTAGCAAAATCTGCCATACACTAAAAGAGAATTAGTGTCAACAAAATTGAAGGTTAAAATATTCTACAGTGGAAAAAATGACAAAGGGACATATATCTTCCAAAATTGTTGCAGCCGAAATTCCTTTCtttacattcataaaatatttaggTAATTCAGCTCAGAAAGTTTGAGCAATATCCAACCCGCATGCAGtcgtttaaaaacaaaagttcaGGAACAATATTCTTAAGCTGATTGACAATAAATTTTTAATATGCAACTAATAGTTTGATTGTTTCTATTGGCAATTTAAGTTTTCATTTCAACATcagaatatttcatttaagttgAACAAACAATTAAGCACAACAACTTTAAATCACTCAAACTGAAGCCTACATTTACTGGCTGGTTGCCCTGTGTGAGCTGAGTCATATCATACACTCGAACAAGGCCATCTTCACCTCCCAACACCAGACCTGTGAAACTTTCTCTGGAAATGGATAAAGAAACATACTGGACATTTTATACCATAACAAATATCACAGTCATATGAGTGCCATAAGCATTGTCTTCTAGCAAGCTTGTATGGGTTTGCTTATTTTGAAATTATAGGAGACTTTAATTGGCCAGTGTCCATGTGGGCTGTTCCCTAAGAGTTCCAGATGGGCCCATTATTAGAAAATTGGAAATGAAGCCAAATGTATCACCAAATATGGACACATTTGTTGACACTAATATCTAACTGTTTTGGCCTgagttataatttttttacaaacaatttgTAATTAATCACAAAATGGTAATTTTTTCCCATTGGATATTGGTAGCATCTGGGTCCCACATTGGAAGCCAGAAACTCACCCTGTAAGAAATATGTCCTCCTTATCTTTTTGCTGAGGCTGACATGCCCTCCTGAACATACATCTTTCACTCTAGCCCTCACTACAATTTACAACCTACAAAGACTTCATTCTCCCTATGTTTTCATAATTTCATAGCTGATTCAAATAACCTACTTCCATTTGTTAAGGCTTAATTGAAGCAATTAACATGCATACAAAGATTCCATGATATTTAATGGCAATATTGAGCTattctttttaacaaaatgacATTTTCAATCACTAGTTTGATCAATGATTGCTTCTGATCAAACCCTTCACACCATGGCTACCATTTATGACACTTTAGTAGAGGCAGTGTCTGAATAGGACTAATTACTCATagaaaataatttctaaaatacaTTCTGTTTACATATTATCGATTTGAAATAAAACTAATATATGTGTATAAGTGTTGAATACGTCAAATATAGCATTTCAATtgataactaatttttataactgttatgatatatagatttgaatttatttaatatttgataataacAGCTGTCAGAATAACATTGGTGAAACTAGGgttttatgcttttatgtattgtgatattgttatatgcgtttgacctagaatgttaataaatataaattgatattctcttataaatgcaataaaaactattttctttaaataaactaATTTATGATCTTCTGATATTATTACACGCAATTTCTTAACTAGGCAGTAGTGTAcatatattttatgtcatttttgtatATACATAACGTGGAACATAAtatacttgttttaatttaaaatacttcTAATAATTATCTTCACAACCACTAAGTGGGCTGTAACTGCACACACCGTTCTGAACTGGTCCTATTTCGTTTGACTGGACAAGAAATAAAAAGTACCTAAAACATCTTTCCACTTTTAGGCAATTAATTCTGCAATCAAGTTTTCTTTTGAAGTGTTCTAAAAAATCAACAACATGTCCGTTTTCTTTCAGCTTCATTGCTATAAACACTCTTTTGAACGACGGTTAATTTAATTCTATCTCTGGAACGACGATTAGATCTACTTTTCGTTCGTTATCAtttatgtgagagcatggaacgacaactctgctgggaGATCGGGCTATATAAACACTGTCTTAAAATGCCTCTTATATACAGGTCGGGCTACCATAACCttgtgaagaggccagtaggacctgtaaataaactctgaaacacacacgcATCTTATATTTTGAGctggtcggacctcaaagacctcgtgaagaggccggtaggacctgtaaataaactctgatatacacaCGCCTCTTATATTTTTCCCCTGAACAAAATGTGCTGTCGATTACACTGCATCAAGTATCTGCCAAATAATCTGATCACATTCAGAGATATGTACCGTAAATATTATGGATACAAGGAATGGTAACTTTAAATCGGGATCCGATTGAACCTTGGTCCGAATTACTAATTGCTGTTAGTTTCGATTTAGCGAATGTGACtcatacacaaaataaacaaaaatggagTTAATTGTCGCTTTTGCTTTTCATTGTGCTTGTGAGTATCTTAATtgtatattgataatatttacatgcTATTTACGCAAATTTTGACATTTGTGCGTTGAGACCTTTCGAATATTCCACATTTGTAATAGTTTCCTACCGCAGCTTTTTCGCCCTAAGTTATTTCGTACCTGGTCGGTTCGcgcctagtccatataaacggactcccagagcctttgataatttttgctatggcggcccATTGGGTTAaaaagctgatagttgaattttTGCAACTAGTTCGCGCCCAATAGTCACATTGTGTATAAAATTATTTCGTCCAATTTCATAACATATTTGTGTGTGGTTTTGGAGTGTTAGTTGGGTTTACaatcaactcgtacctaagtcaactcgaaCGGAAGACAATTTGCTCGTGTTTTGGTCACCTCGCACcaaagtcaactcgtacctaagtcaactcatACCTTATTCAAACTATTGATTTGTTAATGGGTTCTAGATGAGTAATTTATGCATACACACAAATGAGAAacactttcagagtttagttcaatacttttcaTTGCAATAATTTTCACAAAGtaacacttatttaaaaaaacaacaactttttacACCATATTTACACTGTATGCACAATTATAACAGACAAACATTTATGTAGGTAAAAGATGTATTcatggtttttaaccaggttttccgaaggaaaaaactggttattagattggcgaatgcgggcgggctggcgggcgggcggaacaagcttgtccgggccataactatgtcgttcattgtcagattttaaaatcatttggcacatttgttcaccatcattggacggtgtgtcacgcgaaataattacgtcgatatctccaaggtcaaggtcacactttgagttcaaaggtcaaaaatggccataaatgagcttgtcctggccataactatgtcattcattgtgagattttaaaatcatttggcacatttgttcaccatcatgggacggtgtgtcgcacgaaagaatcatgtcaatatccccaatgtcaaggtcgccacgactaaaaatagatttttttaaaaaacaaacttacaaagggggttaattgtgtttgttcatttcaaaagttcagtttgagttttctccctttatcagatttttttttcacaatgaaaacctggttttgtgacaattttgtcccttgttactttttatttcaatatttaaacaatatgtattttaacaaatatgttcatgcacatggtttaaaaattatttgtatgTGCCCGGTAGGATGACATATATCATTTGAACTGtcattctgtccgtccgtccgtcagatcgtccgaaaactttatcattggccataactttttcaatattggagatagcaacttgatatttggcatgcatgtgtatctcatggagctgcacattttgagtggtgaaaggtcaaggtcatccttcaaggtcaaaggtcaaatttatggcttcaaagcggcgcaataagaggcattatgtttctgacaaacacatctcttgtttaaaataatgattttactttATTTACTAATCATTAATAAGAAAATGGAATAGTTTTTGGACACTTACTATTTTACCAAGTAAGCTGCTTAAACATCAATGttcattttcttttgaagatcATTCTGGCTTGAAGTTgagtaaacatgttttataattcataaacatGTAAAGCATATTCAAACGAAATTGCCTTTCTTCGTATGAGTGTTTCACTTTTTCACTTGTTATATAGGTTTAGCATTAACGCTTGCGGACTGCCCTCCTCCTCCAGCGGTCCAGAATGCAGCCTTCACTCCAGTCCAGTCATCATACGCTGATGGCGCAAACGTTACATTCACCTGTAACACTGGTTATGGACTTCAAGGTAGTCGGATACATTATTGCAGGGGAAGCAGTTGGGAAGGATCCCTCATATGCTATGAACAGTTTTGTGAAACAATGAATAATCCTAGAAATGGTATAATTGTTGGAAACCCATCCTACAAAATTGGCACTTACATCACATTTCAATGTAACACAGGCTACACATTGAAAGGAAATAGCCAGTTGCTGTGTCGTGTTGATTTGAAGTTTGATAGGAACCCACCAACATGCGATGTCAATATGTGTCCAGATTTTGGGGTAATAGATCATGCACGCATTTTCCAAGCCACAGATGGAGGAATAGAAAATGATTATGGAAGCCTAGTTAAAGTAACCTGTGAAGACTCATATGTGCTGGATGGTCATGTGTCCGTGGTTTGCCAGGGAGACGGAACGTGGGGCCCAAAACCGACCTGCAAACCATTAGATTGTGGTAGGTTCGATGGAATGAATTCAAGCTGCGTGAAAGACTTCGTACTGCTTGATACTCTGTATTACATGGAATGTAAGACTGATGTCCCAAATACAAGAATTGGAGCGGACAGCACCAGTGCACCTAATGAATGTGAGGCAAGGTCTCGGAAATGGATGTATTCACTGTTTGGATGCTTTTGCAATTGTCAAGTTATCTACAATAAAACCATTGTGATAACATACAACCTTGATCCAAATGACTATCTGCCACACAACACAGCTTTGATGTGGAGTTGTAGGCCAGGTTGCAGGACAAACCAAACTTATGCTCTGGGAtgcatggacggacagatggaaatGCCATCTTGCACCTGCGATTCTTACGCACATACACATGAAACAAGCTTCATTATCATAATTGCTGCAATAATTGGAGCTGTAGTTTTGGCATTGTCAGTTGCAGTTGCCTTAGTGATGTACAAGAAAAAGGAAGGGTGTTTTAAGTCTGGTACAAATGTGGAAGCCTCATATCCCATGACTAAACCAACTCATGATGAAGGTGGCAATTCTTCTAACGGGAACACTTTTAAACCAAGTGATAAAAGCCATATTAATCTTACTAAAGAGGAGGAACGGTTATTGTCTGCAAACAAAAAATGAGGTCAGGACAATCATTTTCCTTGAGAATTTCCACTGTTTGACTTGTAATGGAAATGCTGTGCTTTGACTAAGAATGTTTCAAGTAAAGTTTTAGGGAATAGCCAATATTCTACATTACAAACAGTTTTCATGTGAAGTGCCATGATTTTACTTAAAGTGTAACTTAtaaaatgatacaaatgtatGAGTGAAGACTGTTAAAAATGGCGAAACAATCCACCTAAACAAAAAAGTGCTGTGCTTGAACTTAAAATGTTACACATTAAGTTTTGTGTACAAGCCAGAAATTTTCAGTATTCTTGAGAATTGGCTATTTGCCATTTGTAAGCAATTAAAGTTTTATTCACAAGTAAGTATCATgcatacaataatttaaatagaTAAGTTTCACATTCGCAATTTGAGCGATTATCAGGACACAATTAATCGATGATTCTAAAATGAGGCTTACAATGTGCAGTTCACAAGTTATTCTTAATGAACAAAAGGACCTTATACATTCAACATTATTATAAGTGCCATTATATTTGTGAAGTGTTTCtgatgataattttaatttagactagtattttttcagtaagatagggctcaacattaaccaaaaaaccaacttgccctgccgtaagaaaatctacttgccctgaacgtaaagccacttgcccaaacatgaaatatcacattaactgtaaacctcatattttttaataaagatcaaaatgatacaccacaaaaccttttttatttttgcacatttaacaaaatgatcacagcaattaaagtctaaattaaatgctctttgttcttttttgcaattGCCTGGGCGggcaactagattataaaatcacttgcccggacccaacttttacttgccaggggcaataggacaaccattaatgttgagccctgtaagACTGGAATTCGACATCTGTGAAACCATGTACTGATGAAATGATAATCATAAAGTATGTGAACATGAAAAGTTTGTGACCAGATTGTCCTTAGTTGGGTACTACGATGACATTATGTTACAATTAAGTGATCAGTTATAATAACAATTAGTGCACAGCGATTTGTTTGCCCAATTGGGCAATCTATAcggaaaaaccctgaaattgggaaaatttgtgttGTGAAGTCTTTTTATTGGAAAAttgatgtatttgattttttgcccccaatattttaaaagtgataactacacagtgctccagctaagaTAAGAGATTGAAAAACTATCATGTGTTGAGATTTCCAAGATAAACTTATCTTTGTTCATCTTGAAccttattatcaatttattatatgttttgctGGGCCTTTTGTTATTATAAATCATGTAAAATGTGTGGAAATccctgataaaaaataaatacaaatgtagttCTTATTTCAAAAGTAAAATCCTGGTTTTGATGTACAAAGTCAACATTTTGTAAAACTGATCCATCAAACCACTAGTATACTTAAAGTAGTTATGAAATGTAACTATATACGGCAGATTGTTAGCTCATACATACGGCAGATTGTTAGCTTATACATACGGCAGAATTAAAAATTAATGATACCAGCAGTTGCATTTATGTTACAGCTTCCTGCTTGGATGCTCATATTTTACAAGCAATTAGAAAATTGGTTTGATCTCATACTGTCAGACATTTCCtatttgcttgttattttgcAAACTTATCTTTAACTTTGAATAGCcttc
Encoded proteins:
- the LOC127870883 gene encoding sushi, von Willebrand factor type A, EGF and pentraxin domain-containing protein 1-like isoform X2; translated protein: MDTRNGLALTLADCPPPPAVQNAAFTPVQSSYADGANVTFTCNTGYGLQGSRIHYCRGSSWEGSLICYEQFCETMNNPRNGIIVGNPSYKIGTYITFQCNTGYTLKGNSQLLCRVDLKFDRNPPTCDVNMCPDFGVIDHARIFQATDGGIENDYGSLVKVTCEDSYVLDGHVSVVCQGDGTWGPKPTCKPLDCGRFDGMNSSCVKDFVLLDTLYYMECKTDVPNTRIGADSTSAPNECEARSRKWMYSLFGCFCNCQVIYNKTIVITYNLDPNDYLPHNTALMWSCRPGCRTNQTYALGCMDGQMEMPSCTCDSYAHTHETSFIIIIAAIIGAVVLALSVAVALVMYKKKEGCFKSGTNVEASYPMTKPTHDEGGNSSNGNTFKPSDKSHINLTKEEERLLSANKK
- the LOC127870883 gene encoding sushi, von Willebrand factor type A, EGF and pentraxin domain-containing protein 1-like isoform X1, with the protein product MELIVAFAFHCACLALTLADCPPPPAVQNAAFTPVQSSYADGANVTFTCNTGYGLQGSRIHYCRGSSWEGSLICYEQFCETMNNPRNGIIVGNPSYKIGTYITFQCNTGYTLKGNSQLLCRVDLKFDRNPPTCDVNMCPDFGVIDHARIFQATDGGIENDYGSLVKVTCEDSYVLDGHVSVVCQGDGTWGPKPTCKPLDCGRFDGMNSSCVKDFVLLDTLYYMECKTDVPNTRIGADSTSAPNECEARSRKWMYSLFGCFCNCQVIYNKTIVITYNLDPNDYLPHNTALMWSCRPGCRTNQTYALGCMDGQMEMPSCTCDSYAHTHETSFIIIIAAIIGAVVLALSVAVALVMYKKKEGCFKSGTNVEASYPMTKPTHDEGGNSSNGNTFKPSDKSHINLTKEEERLLSANKK